From Brassica oleracea var. oleracea cultivar TO1000 chromosome C3, BOL, whole genome shotgun sequence, a single genomic window includes:
- the LOC106333600 gene encoding glucan endo-1,3-beta-glucosidase 14-like, whose translation MTSRTVTRLPNLINVFLLISLVFSGNVLQSVASLGINYGQVGDNLPSPDKVINLLRSLRINKTRIYDTNPQILSSFANSNIEIIVTIENQVLTLLQDPQQALQWVNSHIKPYIPATSITGIMVGNELFTDEDSSLIRYMMPAIINIHKALFQLGLDRYIQVSSPSSLAVLAESYPPSAGSFKPEVTSVMQQFLRFLEATRSPFWINAYPYFAYKDNPNTIPIDYVLFNRNIGMTDPNTGLHYDNMMYAQVDAAAFAAAKLGYRNIEVRVAETGWPSKGDVGEIGASPLNAATYIRNLMMRQFAGEGTPARRSSRLEVYIFALFNEDMKPGPISEKNYGIFQPDGSLAYDLGFSTMSTTSTTTATSKSITYSSSATKAKSTLKYWKILILAMIGVRLC comes from the exons ATGACCTCAAGAACAGTCACGAGACTTCCTAATCTCATTAATGTTTTTCTCCTGATTTCTCTAGTTTTCTCAG GGAATGTACTACAAAGTGTTGCATCTCTTGGCATCAATTACGGACAAGTTGGTGACAATTTGCCTTCACCTGATAAAGTTATTAACCTCTTGAGATCTCTAAGGATTAACAAAACAAGAATATACGACACAAATCCTCAAATTCTTAGTTCCTTTGCAAATTCAAACATAGAGATCATCGTCACCATCGAAAATCAGGTCTTAACGTTGTTACAAGATCCTCAACAAGCTCTCCAGTGGGTGAATTCCCACATCAAACCCTATATTCCGGCCACAAGTATCACCGGAATCATGGTCGGAAACGAGCTTTTCACCGACGAAGACTCTAGTTTAATCAG ATACATGATGCCAGCAATTATCAACATCCACAAAGCCTTGTTCCAGTTAGGTTTAGACAGATACATTCAAGTCTCGTCTCCAAGCTCTCTCGCCGTCCTAGCCGAATCTTATCCTCCATCAGCCGGAAGTTTCAAGCCGGAGGTTACCTCCGTGATGCAACAATTTCTACGATTCTTGGAAGCCACGCGATCTCCTTTTTGGATCAATGCTTACCCTTACTTCGCCTACAAAGATAACCCTAACACAATCCCTATCGACTACGTTCTATTCAATCGTAACATCGGCATGACCGATCCCAACACAGGACTACACTATGACAACATGATGTATGCTCAAGTAGATGCGGCTGCTTTCGCTGCTGCGAAATTAGGGTACCGTAACATAGAAGTTAGGGTTGCGGAAACAGGTTGGCCTTCCAAAGGAGATGTTGGAGAGATTGGAGCGTCTCCTTTGAATGCTGCCACGTATATAAGGAATCTTATGATGAGACAGTTCGCCGGAGAAGGGACTCCGGCCAGACGGAGTTCCAGGCTAGAGGTCTATATATTCGCATTGTTCAATGAGGATATGAAACCTGGTCCTATTTCGGAGAAGAATTATGGAATATTTCAACCAGATGGATCATTGGCTTACGATTTGGGATTCTCCACGATGTCTACTACTAGTACTACAACTGCGACTTCAAAATCTATCACGTATTCATCTTCTGCCACTAAG GCAAAGTCAACCTTGAAGTATTGGAAAATTTTGATATTGGCGATGATTGGGGTTAGACTGTGTTAG